CGGAGCACCCCCCCGGCGAGGAGTGGCCGGTCCCTGGTGAGGAGTGGCCGGTGGCCGCCCACGCCGACCTCCCGCCCGCGCCAGCCGTCGCCGTCAGTTTATCCCGATCTCTTTATTGTCCTCGAGGAACCTGGTGAACgggcgcccggcccccgcctcgggGCTGGCCTTGTCCGGGCCGACCGCCGGGGGGCTGCTGCTGGTGCGGGCTTTGCCCATGCCACTGGAGATGTTGCCCAGCGGGGGGATGGCGCTTCCGCCCAGGCTCACCGGGAGCTGGGGGATGCCCCCGTTCTGGATGACGGAGATCTCGTTGTTCTTCATGGCCAGCCCGTTGGTGATGGCGGCCGCGTACTGGTTCCAAAAGTTCGGGTCCACATTCATCGCCCGGGCCGCCAGATCCTTCTGGAACATTTCAGAAAACTTGAGCGCGTCCCCGCCTAAGAGCGCCATGGGGTTTTCCACCGACAGCCGGCGGCCTCTCCGGGCAGGGGCGTTATTCCACATGTGCGTGCCCATGTGAACCTGCACGGGACACAGGAAAGGAGAGGCCGCAGCCAGTCAGCGGGGGCTTGGGATCGCTGGGCGTACGTAGCCATTGGCCCCGGGCTCGTTACTATAGCACTTGCGaggctggaagctcctggagggcaggggtggtgcCTACTCACTCTACTGGACGCTCCCAGgctctcaggtcagtgctctgcacagagtggactgtaagttcagggagggcagggatcatggctcttcgctctattggactctcccaagagctcagtccggtgctctgcacacagtacaccctGAGCTCCTGGGTTGTGGGAAtcatctctactccctctattggactctcccaagtggtcggtacagtgctccgcacacagtaggtgttcgttaaatactgttgattgattgagtagagaTCCGTgtggtttttttcctcttgcctttgtcAGGCCACGGGGATTTAATTGAAACCTATCTGAGGGGCGGCCTATTGTCAAATACATACGgtccctttccactgaacccagAATAAAAAAGCAGAGACAAGGTCTGAATATAATTGAAAACCCGCTGAATGTTCCCAGATGTCCAAAACATGTCCACCTCCACCAAGAGAAGGTAGCGGCCTGAAGTCCTGCCCCGTCTCCTTCCACCCAGTTGCTCCTCTCGCCTTCATTTTacaccttctctcttctcctagtTACTtgatccccctcacctccctggctctgccgcaGTTCCCACCCCCTGTAGAGAAGGGGCAACTGGGCTGATTTCTCAAACACCCAGGACTCTCAGGCTCTTCTGCTGCCTCTTCCATCCCAGTGCCTCCCCAGGCCACGGCAGCAACAGGGGGTAAGGGTGACATGACATGGCCCACAGGAGAGACTCCAGGGTCCACCTAGCCGTCCCTACTCGGGGACTCTCTCCTGCCTGCCCACAGACAACAGAGTAGAACCCCACCAGTTCCACGTGCTGcgtagtgtgctaagcactgggggggatacgagatcGTCAGCTCAGAAACGATCCCTGTAGGAGGCCACCAGGCTAAGAAGGAGGTAGAAGAGGGATCATATctccattatagagatgaggatactgaggcccagagtgggtaagtgacctggccaaagtcatacggcaggcaagcggcagaacccggcgtattaatcaatccatcggtcaaatgatcagtgttatttattgagcccttattgtgtgcagagccttgtactaagcactcggagagcataatttaacagagttggtagacacgttccctgcccacaacgaacttacggtctagagggggagaagacgacattaaaataaatcgcgGACGTGTccgtaagtgccgaggggctgagggtagcgtgaataaagggtacagatccaagagcaaaggtgacgcagaagggtgaaGGGGTAAGGAggaggctcgtgctctttccattaggcctcggcACGGGACAGCTCTGGAGAAGCCACCGGGGCAACCTCACTGTGTGTCCCTAAAGCGTCCTCCCCCAACGCCACCCCCACACTGATCCATGGCTAGGAAAGGCCCCTGCACTCCAGAGAGCCTTTGAAAATTGCTCTTCCCTAGTACCATCCTCTGGGCAACCCCACTGGCAAATTCCCAAAGAATGTCTTCTCCTCTGCAAatccctcgggggccggggcatCCCGACAAATTCATACTGTttctcgctctccctcccgtTCCTGATATCTGTAAAGAATccgtgtctgtcttcctctctcattGTATTGTAATTCccccggagggcagggaacgtctgtctAGCCCCGTGACTTTCTGCTAAGCGTTCAGTTGAGTGCTCTGAACTTGAGTGCAAtttctccgtgggcagggaatgcagcaCTCCTCTGTTTTGtgcctcccgagggcttagtacagtgcagtggggggtcagtaaatactacgattcctcctcctgctcctactcAGAAAACACCATCCATTAACTGCTTGATATTGATTTGGGGAGTTACTGGAGCCTTATTTTAGCGGCGGGGGGCACGCTTTTAAGGGCCGAGATCATTCACTTCCGGCACCCCCAGGGGACTGTGGCAAATCTTGGGTAccaggccccccccccgggaaagGCAGGCTGCGGTCCCAAGCGCGCCACCGACTGGGCTGGCACCGTCCGGCACCCAGCCCAAGAGCCGGCTGCGACCGGAAGGCCGAACGGTTCCGGTGTGGCCACCCGGCGGaccgggtggcagggaggggcggccccgcgacaggcggcggagccgcacCCTCTGGGATCTCAGCTCCACGAGTGCCTCTCCCGTCCGTCCGGGGCCCAGGCCGGCCCTCGGTTTCCCCCGCCCTTCCCGTCCCGCGGCCCGGTTTCGAGACAGGAGATAGGGGGTCCCCCGCCCTTACCTTGAGGTTCCCCTTTGTGGTGAAAGCTCTCCCACAGATGGTGCAACCGAACGGCTTTTCGCCGGTGTGGGTGCGCTCGTGGATCTGGAGGGCACTGGCGGAGGAGAAGGTCTTCCCGCAGGACTGGCAGTTGTGCTGCTTAGGcgtccggcggggcgggggcgccaGCATGGGCGAGATGCCCGGGCTCATCACCGTCTGGGGCCCGGCGGGACCCGGGATCCCGGCGGGCAGCAGGGGGCCGTCCCCCAGGGAGGCCGGCTTGCTGTGGCCGTTCACTTCCTTTTTGATCAAGGGAGGCGCGCCGCTGGCGGTCAGGCTAGGAGCGCTCAGGCCGGGACCTAGAGCAAAGTTGGGTTCAAACAACTGAGAAGGCAGCTCTCTCAACCTGTGCGTTAGCATGTGCTGTTTTAAATTACCCATAGTGGAACACCCCCGCCTGCAGACTGTACAGACAAAGGGACGCTCTTTGGTATGGCTGCGATAGTGGATGTCCAGAGCGCTCTTACAAGCAAATGGCTTGCCACAGACACCACACACCGTGCTTTGACACTTACCCCGATCTCTGTTCAGGAACAGCAGGCTAAAGGGGTCCTCCTCCTTGATGACCGCCCTACCCAGGGGcacggcgacggcggcggcggtgaGGTCCAGGGCCCCCCCGTtttccggggccggggcggggctgtCGGGCCTCTCGGTCTTCAGGGAGACCAGCCGCGGCTCGTCCTGGTGGCCGGGCCCCGGCGACTTGGAGCGGAAGCTCTCCCCGTGGCTGTGGGCCGGCGACGGGGcccgggtggaggaggaggaggaggacgtggcGGGGCTGCCCGGGCTCCGGCTCTCCAGGTCCCCGACGGCCGACGAGGAGTCGTTGCTCAGGCGGTCGCTCTCGCCGGACCCGTTCTCCGCGGACTTGGGGCCGGCCAGCTGCGGGCAGCTCATGACCGAGTCCATCATCTTCATCTGGTGCTCCAGGGCGGCGATGCTGGAGATGACCGAGGGGGGCGAGGGCGGGCAGGACCCCGCGAAGGACAGCAGCGGCTTGGCCGGGTCGCCGGCCGGGTCCTTGAACTCGGCGTCCTCCTCCATGGAGTTGTCGTCGGCGTCCTCGTCGTAGCTGCTCAGGGTCTCGGCGCTCTTGTCGTCGTAGGGGAGCTCGGCGTCCATGGCGTCCCGGAAGCCCTCGGGCAGCGGCGTGTTGGGGATCTGGCCGCCCATGTGCATTCGAATGTGCTGCTGGAGCACCACGGCGTTGGTAAATTTCTTTTGACAAATGGGACACGAATGCTGTACTCTGAGCGGCGGCTTGGCTCGATGAACTCCAAAGTGTGTTTTCAGATTGCCTTTTGTAGTGAAGGCACGTCCGCAAATTTTGCATTTAAATGGTCTTTCTCCTGTATGTGTTCGGTAATGCATCTTGAGAGCACTCTGACAACTAAGCACCCGGTGACAAATGACACATTGATTCGGATCCGTCATCTTCTTGTCAATGTTCTCGACTAACTGTTGCAGCTTGGAGGTTTCTGATGTTTGCATAGAATCGAGCAGACCCCCGAAGGGAAACTTGGCTTTAAACTGGTCGCTGAGGGCCGGGAGGGCAggcggcccgccgcccccgccgtccGGGCCCGCCGGCGGGGCCAGGGAGGCGGAGGCCGCGGAGGCCGCGGggaccgcgggggccgggggatcgCCGGCCCttgcgggcccgggggccgggccgccgggggccgggccgccgggggccggccggggggactcggccgccccggccgccccgggctCGGACCCGTTGAGGCCCGGGGACGGCGAGGCGCAGTGGCTGGAGGCGGGTGAGGGCCGCTGCGGGGAGCGGCTCCCGGGGGTGATGCTCGGGGAGTCTCCGTAGGCCGCGGCGCCGGGGACCGTGGCGGGGAGCTGGAGCCCGGCGGCGGAGGCCGCGGGGCCGGCGGGCAGCACCGGCTTGCTGTCCAGCCAGGTGGCGACCGGCTTCTCGGGGGGCAGGGACATGCCGTACGGGATGCCCGAGCAGGTGGGCACGTTGTCCAGGTACTCCGGCACCGGGTAGGGGTTCATCTGGATGTGGGGGTACTTCTCCTTGTGCCTCTGGAAGTGCACCTTCAGGTTGCCTTTCGTGGAGAAGCGGTTCCCGCAGATGTTGCACTTGAAGGGCCTCTCTCCCGTGTGGGAGCGCAGGTGGATCTGCAGGGCGCTGTCGCTCCCGAACACCTTGGCGCAGAACCGACACTTGTGCTTGAAGAAGGGGTCCTCGGCGCTCGGCTTGGGCTCGAACACGGACACGTTGGGGGGCTTCCCCTTGCGGTGCTTCATCAGGGCGGACAGGGGGTCCAGGGCGTTGGCCGTGGCCGCGATGCTGACCAGCGGGTTGGGAAAGATGACGCTGCTGGACGAGGTCTGAGGTAGCAGAGGGTTTGgcaggccgggggccggagggaggagccCCCCGGGGCCCAGGGTGGGCGGGGTGGGAGCACCGGGGGGCTGGGTCGGGCCGTTGGCGGGGTTCGGCGCCTGGGCGGGGGTCCCCGCGCCGGGAACGGCCTGGGAggccgcggcggcggccgggccggccTCGGCGGGGACCGACGGGCCGCTGCCGGCGGCGTTCGGGGTGCCCGGCCCCGAGGTGGGCTGCGGCCCGGGCTGGGGGCCGTCGAAGGCGGGGGGTGGGTTGCCCGCCCCTGGTCCCGTGGCCCCCGCCAGGGGGACCGCGGTGGCCAGCTGGAGCCCGGCGCGGGCCGCGAAGCCGGGGAGCtggccggcggccggggcgggggcgccgggcccggccgccgggtGCAGGGTGGGCCGCAGGGGCTGCCGGCTCATCAGGGCCACCTGGCTGCGGATCTGCTCGATGAGCTGGAGCTGGtgcacctgctgctgctgcagagccACCAGCTGCTCCAGGATCATGGGGATGGCCACGGCGGCCaccccgccgcccgggcccgggcccccggacGACCGGGCGCCCTGCGAGAACTGGGCCACGGCCACTTTGGTGCTCAGCAGGGTCTCCAACGTCACGTTGGTGCTGGGCATGCCGTAGGCGGGCCCGGGCGACGggtcggggggcggagggagcggaggggccgGCGCCgaggggcccgggctcgggcggCCCCTCTCCGCGCAGGCCTCCACctccatgggctcctcctcctcctcctcctcgcccttgtCGGCCGCCTTGGCCTCTCcgccctcgccgccgccgcccccggcctggGCGCCGTCCTCGGCCGCCTCGCTGTCGGCCCGGTCGCTGGGCGACGCGGCCGGGGAGGGCTCGGGGCCGCGGTCGGACGGGGGCGTGGCCGCATCCTCGTTGACGATCAGGACCAGGGGCTGCTTGGTGCAGCTCTT
This sequence is a window from Ornithorhynchus anatinus isolate Pmale09 chromosome X2, mOrnAna1.pri.v4, whole genome shotgun sequence. Protein-coding genes within it:
- the SALL3 gene encoding sal-like protein 3 isoform X2, translating into MSRRKQAKPQHLRAEGDPQTPGPAYERAPGQGTDDGDSGNESRSGSEETSVCGECCAEFFKWTDFLEHKKSCTKQPLVLIVNEDAATPPSDRGPEPSPAASPSDRADSEAAEDGAQAGGGGGEGGEAKAADKGEEEEEEEPMEVEACAERGRPSPGPSAPAPPLPPPPDPSPGPAYGMPSTNVTLETLLSTKVAVAQFSQGARSSGGPGPGGGVAAVAIPMILEQLVALQQQQVHQLQLIEQIRSQVALMSRQPLRPTLHPAAGPGAPAPAAGQLPGFAARAGLQLATAVPLAGATGPGAGNPPPAFDGPQPGPQPTSGPGTPNAAGSGPSVPAEAGPAAAAASQAVPGAGTPAQAPNPANGPTQPPGAPTPPTLGPGGLLPPAPGLPNPLLPQTSSSSVIFPNPLVSIAATANALDPLSALMKHRKGKPPNVSVFEPKPSAEDPFFKHKCRFCAKVFGSDSALQIHLRSHTGERPFKCNICGNRFSTKGNLKVHFQRHKEKYPHIQMNPYPVPEYLDNVPTCSGIPYGMSLPPEKPVATWLDSKPVLPAGPAASAAGLQLPATVPGAAAYGDSPSITPGSRSPQRPSPASSHCASPSPGLNGSEPGAAGAAESPRPAPGGPAPGGPAPGPARAGDPPAPAVPAASAASASLAPPAGPDGGGGGPPALPALSDQFKAKFPFGGLLDSMQTSETSKLQQLVENIDKKMTDPNQCVICHRVLSCQSALKMHYRTHTGERPFKCKICGRAFTTKGNLKTHFGVHRAKPPLRVQHSCPICQKKFTNAVVLQQHIRMHMGGQIPNTPLPEGFRDAMDAELPYDDKSAETLSSYDEDADDNSMEEDAEFKDPAGDPAKPLLSFAGSCPPSPPSVISSIAALEHQMKMMDSVMSCPQLAGPKSAENGSGESDRLSNDSSSAVGDLESRSPGSPATSSSSSSTRAPSPAHSHGESFRSKSPGPGHQDEPRLVSLKTERPDSPAPAPENGGALDLTAAAVAVPLGRAVIKEEDPFSLLFLNRDRGPGLSAPSLTASGAPPLIKKEVNGHSKPASLGDGPLLPAGIPGPAGPQTVMSPGISPMLAPPPRRTPKQHNCQSCGKTFSSASALQIHERTHTGEKPFGCTICGRAFTTKGNLKVHMGTHMWNNAPARRGRRLSVENPMALLGGDALKFSEMFQKDLAARAMNVDPNFWNQYAAAITNGLAMKNNEISVIQNGGIPQLPVSLGGSAIPPLGNISSGMGKARTSSSPPAVGPDKASPEAGAGRPFTRFLEDNKEIGIN
- the SALL3 gene encoding sal-like protein 3 isoform X1 is translated as MSRRKQAKPQHLRAEGDPQTPGPAYERAPGQGTDDGDSGNESRSGSEETSVCGECCAEFFKWTDFLEHKKSCTKQPLVLIVNEDAATPPSDRGPEPSPAASPSDRADSEAAEDGAQAGGGGGEGGEAKAADKGEEEEEEEPMEVEACAERGRPSPGPSAPAPPLPPPPDPSPGPAYGMPSTNVTLETLLSTKVAVAQFSQGARSSGGPGPGGGVAAVAIPMILEQLVALQQQQVHQLQLIEQIRSQVALMSRQPLRPTLHPAAGPGAPAPAAGQLPGFAARAGLQLATAVPLAGATGPGAGNPPPAFDGPQPGPQPTSGPGTPNAAGSGPSVPAEAGPAAAAASQAVPGAGTPAQAPNPANGPTQPPGAPTPPTLGPGGLLPPAPGLPNPLLPQTSSSSVIFPNPLVSIAATANALDPLSALMKHRKGKPPNVSVFEPKPSAEDPFFKHKCRFCAKVFGSDSALQIHLRSHTGERPFKCNICGNRFSTKGNLKVHFQRHKEKYPHIQMNPYPVPEYLDNVPTCSGIPYGMSLPPEKPVATWLDSKPVLPAGPAASAAGLQLPATVPGAAAYGDSPSITPGSRSPQRPSPASSHCASPSPGLNGSEPGAAGAAESPRPAPGGPAPGGPAPGPARAGDPPAPAVPAASAASASLAPPAGPDGGGGGPPALPALSDQFKAKFPFGGLLDSMQTSETSKLQQLVENIDKKMTDPNQCVICHRVLSCQSALKMHYRTHTGERPFKCKICGRAFTTKGNLKTHFGVHRAKPPLRVQHSCPICQKKFTNAVVLQQHIRMHMGGQIPNTPLPEGFRDAMDAELPYDDKSAETLSSYDEDADDNSMEEDAEFKDPAGDPAKPLLSFAGSCPPSPPSVISSIAALEHQMKMMDSVMSCPQLAGPKSAENGSGESDRLSNDSSSAVGDLESRSPGSPATSSSSSSTRAPSPAHSHGESFRSKSPGPGHQDEPRLVSLKTERPDSPAPAPENGGALDLTAAAVAVPLGRAVIKEEDPFSLLFLNRDRGKCQSTVCGVCGKPFACKSALDIHYRSHTKERPFVCTVCRRGCSTMGNLKQHMLTHRLRELPSQLFEPNFALGPGLSAPSLTASGAPPLIKKEVNGHSKPASLGDGPLLPAGIPGPAGPQTVMSPGISPMLAPPPRRTPKQHNCQSCGKTFSSASALQIHERTHTGEKPFGCTICGRAFTTKGNLKVHMGTHMWNNAPARRGRRLSVENPMALLGGDALKFSEMFQKDLAARAMNVDPNFWNQYAAAITNGLAMKNNEISVIQNGGIPQLPVSLGGSAIPPLGNISSGMGKARTSSSPPAVGPDKASPEAGAGRPFTRFLEDNKEIGIN